The following DNA comes from Alienimonas californiensis.
CCACCCACTCGTCCAGTTCCCGCGACAGGAACCGCCAGCCCTGGTTGATATGCCGGTCCAGGCTGGCGGCCTTGTACTGCGTGAGCACCAGCGCCCGCCGCAGGCCGCTGTTCAGGCAGTTCGACAGGGCGAAGTCGATGATCCGGTAGCACCCCCCGAAGGGCACCGCCGGCTTGGCCCGGTCGCGCGAGAGCGGTTCGAGCCGACTGCCCTTGCCGCCGGCGAGGATCAGCACGGTGACGCGCGGCAACGCGGCCGGGGCGGCGACGCCGACGCCGGGCGGCGTCGTGGGCAGGCCGGGAACGGGGGGCGAGGAGAGAGTCACCGGGCGGGTCCGTGCCGCTGAGGGAGGGGGCAAATCGCTGGGAGTGAGCGAATCGCTGCGGGCGCCCCGCCAGCCTACCGCCGAACCGTCCGACCGGCGACGGGCGGCGCCCCTATCTTGCGGTCGCAGCCGAACCTCCCGGCCGACGAGACCGCGAACCGCCGCGGGGCGGGCCGTGTCCGACCGTCGTCCCGCCGCCAGCGGCGACGATCGGGTCGTTTCGGCTTGACCGTCCGGAGCGGCGTGATACTCTCCCCGACCCGATCGCTCGCCCCGTGCGGGTCGTCGGCCAAGCGCCCCTAGCTCAATTGGATAGAGCGTCGGTCTACGGAACCGAAGGTTGCAGGTTCGAATCCTGCGGGGCGTACTTGTATTGTAGGGTCAAACGGCCCTGAGGTTGGGTACGCTCGCGACTGGGTACGATCGCCGGGTACGATTTTGCGCGGTTCTCGCGCAGCCACGCCGCGTCGCCCTTCGCGGCGGTCGGCTCGCCCCGTAGAACCGTTATCTTCCGATTTTCCTCGACGTGGAGCGGCTCTGTCGGCAGTCGCCGGGGGTTTCTTTCGAGGTGCCGCACCGCGGGCCTCGGTAGTGTTCTCGGGAGCGGGTGCGACAGAGCGCGCTCGTGCTACGGCAATCGGCCCCAGAGCCTGCCGCCGCCGCGGCCTTCCTCATCGGGCCCGTCGTCGAGTAGGTCCGAAAGTCGGAATTCTGTGTGACGACGTCGTTGGGCGGCGTCTTCGCGGAAGCCCGCCCCGCTGGCCCGTCGACAGTGCGGATCGCCGAGCTTCTCGTCGGGGCTCGGCCAGCCCGTCTCGCCGCCTTGTGCTTCGCTCGCGCCTCTTCCCCCGGTTTCCGCCGTCCGCCGTGCCCGTCCAACGAGAGATCGACTTCGACGCCCTCGCCGAAGAACTTCCTGAGGCCTGGATCGACCATGCTTGGGAAGGGGATCCGCACGTATCCCCTCCGCAGGCCCTCTTCCGGGGACCCGAAGTCCGCGACGCCGCGGGCTACGACCGCATTCCGCTCGCGGTCGTTCGAGAGTACGGGGCGTGCGCCCTGACGATGGGCGTCCTACGCCGGCATCTGAACGTGGCGGACAATCAGGCCTTCCCGAGCGTGCAGCGGATCGCAGCCCTCACTGGATATTCTGAACGGACCGTGCAACGCCAGCTCGAGAAACTCCAGGGCCGCGGCGACGGCGAGCCCGGTGAGGGACTGATCTACCATCGCGGGTGGCAGGGGGCGAAAGTCTACCGGTTCACTGAGCGGGCATTGGCGGCCTACGCGATCGGTCCCCGCCCGAGCGGCCAGGGACGCGACGGCTTCGCCGTGCTCCCGCGTTGGGTCTCGCGTTTCGACTGGTCGCCGAAGACTCGGTTGCTGTACGCCTACTTGGTGAGTCGTGTGTGCGCGCTGCTGGCTCAGTGGCGACAATGCGTGAATGGCGAACTGGACGACGAGCATTCGGATCATCGTTGGCTCCGCCTCGCCCCAGCACTCGACCCGGCGGAAATCGAGGACCGACTAGAGTTCGCCCCGCAGACGATCATCGCCGGGATCAGACAGTTGCATTGGGATCGGTTGATCTTGGTGCTGCCGAGGTCAGACGAGGACGAGTGGTACGGTGAGTATCAGTTCCTCTTGGGGCCGGCTCCGGATCTGAACAATCTGCCGTCAGAGCCGGAAGTTCGCCCGCGCCGCCGGGCGAGGCGGCGCCGCAACTTCTTGGAGGGGCTCCTCGACCAGCCGGTCCCACGCCCTCCGGATCACAAGCCCCGGTAGGCGGGTCGGCGACCGCTTCCGCGACTTGCCCGCTGATCCCGCTCCCGGATCGAGTGGCGCAACGGTGGCGCGTCCGCTATGCCAACGATTCTGTCCTCCGCCGCGAAAATGGTGTCGTCCACAGCGTAAAAAGTGTCACCCGAACACCACAAATGAACCCATACCCGAACAGGAGCTTATCTCTAATGCACTTCGCTGCGCTTTGTGGTGGACAGACGGATAGTGTGCTGCCACCCTCGGTGAGAAACGAGAGAGTCCAACGCATTCGGGGGGACTTGGGGAGGAGGACCAAGGGAGGGGGCGAGGGAATCCGTCGACGCTCTGAAGTCACGGGTTCTAAGACTTCAGGAGGCGAGCCCGCGAAGACGCGCGACGCGATCGGCGACCGTCAACGCCGTTGCCGGTTTTCTGATTGGCAGGGCAACGCCGCCCGGCTCACGGGGACGATTGCAGGCGAGCTCAATCGACTCCGACCAGGAGGGCGGGCCGAGGTGGCTTTGCCCGGTGAAACTGGGGCAAGGCTAGAGTCCGCCAAAGTAGGCGGCGCGAAATTCGGCGCAGCGGATACGGATGTCGAACTCGCCGCCGACCCGCAGGAAGGCGATCCAGAGGGGAAGGCCTCACGGTTCGTCGGGACCGACCCGGGCCTCGGCGTCGTCCGCGAGTACGAGGGCACGATCAGCGGCCTGATCGACGGCACGCCCTACACCGGCGACTTCAAAGAGGTCGCCCACGGACACAGCGAAGAATAATCGGCAACGTATGAGGGACGATCTCCATCCCGTCCCCGACATTCCCGCCGACCAGCCGGCTTCGTCGGGGGAGTCTTTGCTTCGGAGCGTTCGATGTGGTGGAGAGCTCTCGTCGCTGGCGGCGGAGGGTTGAAACCAGATGCCCGGCCCCACCTGAACAACGAGTCCTTTCAGTCACTGGTGCGAGGCGGGCTGATCGGCTCCACCCGCCCGCAGGCGCCGTCGATTGACGAATACATCAAGGCGACCCTCAGCGACGGCCGATGGCGGCTGCGATGCGAACAATCTCGGAGACTGGGGGCCGCCGACGGGGCGGGGTGACCTAACATACAGCGTGTGCGAGCCGCCCGATGCGGCTTGCTTCGTCCCCGAACTTTCCCCTAAGCAAACCGCTACACGGCCTTCCGCGAAGGA
Coding sequences within:
- a CDS encoding helix-turn-helix domain-containing protein, with the translated sequence MPVQREIDFDALAEELPEAWIDHAWEGDPHVSPPQALFRGPEVRDAAGYDRIPLAVVREYGACALTMGVLRRHLNVADNQAFPSVQRIAALTGYSERTVQRQLEKLQGRGDGEPGEGLIYHRGWQGAKVYRFTERALAAYAIGPRPSGQGRDGFAVLPRWVSRFDWSPKTRLLYAYLVSRVCALLAQWRQCVNGELDDEHSDHRWLRLAPALDPAEIEDRLEFAPQTIIAGIRQLHWDRLILVLPRSDEDEWYGEYQFLLGPAPDLNNLPSEPEVRPRRRARRRRNFLEGLLDQPVPRPPDHKPR